The stretch of DNA acgagtctaaccatactaaattcatcaaaaaccgacatcatttggtcctccaaatccccaaaatccactctccaattctcaagccctaaacccccaaatttcatttcaaaatcacgctaattaggtggggaaaaTTAGTGGGAAATCAAGATTTATgataaaaaatgagtacaagaagcttacctcaaaaATCCCCTCAAAAATCTTCACCAAAATCGCCTAAGTTCGAGTCTCAAATGGTGAAttaagactaaaatcgcgaacccttgcttttaaaccttccgcccagacttttcgcatctgcggacccactatcgcatctgcgacgccgcacctgtggaaaatccatcgcaggtgtggattCCACTTAAAATCCTAGCTTCCGTTCCTACGCCTAGAAGATCGCATCTGCAAAAACCCATCGTACTTACGGctaaaactcgcacctgcgcccagctgcctgcttttgcgaccatcgcaggtgtggGAAACTTTTCTCACCTACGGCTTCTGCTCATCTCATCCTTGGCCACTTCTATGGTCCCAtccccgcttctgcgagctcgcacctgcggttcccactccgcaggtgcaattacaccagcAACAGCAACACTTCAGCTACCTttcaaatccaaaaccaagtctGAAACCTCCCGAATTCCACCTgacgcccccgggacctcaaccaaagttgccaacaagtcatataacccaatatgaacttagtcaaactttcgaatcactcaagacaaTATCAAAACATCGATTGCACCCGGATtgaagcctaaagaacttctaaactttcgaatTCCGCAAATgacaccgaaacctaccaaaccacttccgattgacctcaaattttgtacacaagtcataatcaatattacgaacctattacaacttccggaattagaatccaaccccgatattaaaagtcaagcccccggtcaaactttccaaaaatttaactttcgccatttcaagcccaaattagctacagacctcaaattcacagtctggacacgctcctaagtcaataatcacccaacggagctaacggaatcgatggaactccattttggagttgtcttcacacaattttgactatggtcaaaatcctgagacttaagcttccgttttagggactaagtatcccaaaatactccgaaaccaaaaacaagacctcccggctagtcacataagcaaaaacagatacggagaaaatagtaaataggggatcgcgactaatacactcaaaacgaccggccgagtcattacagccgagtgctaagtgattgagaggattgagtgactaaGAGAAAAGAGTgaatgtgaggttggagtgaatgggaggactaaaTGAccgttactctgagaggatgcattgattcaattattgctgcatttcagctgtcatatatcagtGTTTTGGAAAACTATAAAAGATATTATTTCTGATTCAAtcaaaatttgatatgaaattactgtggagttttaaatgttgaacttgaaagcatgtctacctttttatgttgaaaagtactgtatttggacttagctgtgaagatcgtcactactttcagttctttatttattattgttacttgctgagttggttatgctcatactacaccctgtacttcttgtgcagatccaggtgatccagACACAATGGGttttgattctttcacacagttaatttttcggagattcagaggtagctgccatgtttcgcagaccttgtctctccttccctatccttttgtttattatttttggtctcagattattatataTCGTGTTTTCCAGACCTGTAATGtgtagatactcatgtactcagtgacaccggattttgggagtgtatttgtatccagtatttgtggaattttctcttaaacttaattattatattttttcgtatttaaaagaaattgtgggtaattgatgttgtcgacttgcctagtattgagataggcgtcatcacgatgggtgagatttcgggtcgtgacaagttggtatataCCATAATATTTTCTAAATACCCCAATAAAACTGGCTTTCTGGTAATATTAGGTAGAAGAAAATGCATCTTCACTTCAAGATTTGTACTTTTTCTCAATAAAATGAACTAGATGGTTTGGTATCTTATTGCTTCAAATTCGCTGATAATTAAAATGGCCTTCATATTTATCTAAATCACCATTTTACATTTTACCGATCCATTAATCTTATTATTCATTTCATGTAGCTACACTAACCAGTAAGattaattgaaattatatttaatttttttttttttttttttttccagaatttGACCTAACAGATAATGagttgaaaaattattatttgcaaaAGTTGGAAAACTTCTTAAAAGGTTGTGGAAGAAGTTTTGGGGATTTTCCAATAATGCCAACGCCTACTTATAAAGAGGAAGAAGTTGACACCAGTAACAAATTAATTCGAGATGAATTGTGTTATAATAGACGCGCTTTGGCAGAGGAACATGAAGAGTTAGTAAAGAATTTGACAGGTGAGCAAAATTGTAGTTATGAGAAAATAATAACAGTTGTGAATGAAAACAAAggtgaatttttctttttatatgaTTTTGGAGGAACATGCAAGACTTTTATTTGGAGGACTCTTTCTTCTGCCATAAGATCTAAAGGAGATATTGTGTTAACTGTTGCATCTAGCGGGATTGCATCTCTTTTGTTACCAGGTGGTCGAACAGCTCATTCAATATTTATAATTTCACTCAATCTTACTGAAGATTCAACATGTAATATCAATCAAGGTACTCTGTTAGCAAACTTGATTGCCAAGGCAAAGTTGATTATTTGGGATGAGGCACCTATAATGCATAGTTATTGTTTTGAATCTCTTGATAGAACTCTAAGAGACATTCTTATATTCAAAGATGCATCCAACTTAGAACGGCCATTTGGAGGTAAAACagttgttcttggtggtgacTTCAGACAAATATTACATGCCATTCTAAAAGGTACTAGGCAAGATATTGTTAATGCTTCTCTCAATTCTTCTTATTTATGGTCTCATTGTCAATTCTTAAGGCTAACAAAGAATATGAGATTGCAAAGTAATGAAATAGGGTCCCAGATGCAAGAGTTGAATATTTTTCAGATTGGATTTTTGCAATTGGTGATGGTACGATTGATAATTCAGTTGATGGCAATGAAAAAGTTGAAATACCATATGATCTTCTGATAAAAGATTCTGTTGATCCAATATCTGCAATTTTGGAAAGTACATATCCTGATTTTATCAATCGTTGCAACGATATAGGATACCTCCAACAAAGAGCCATTCTTGCTCCAACTCTTGATATGGTAGAATCAATCAACGAATATATGATTTCACTCAATCATAGTCCTGAAAAATCATATTTGAGTTCCGATACAATTTGCAACTCTGATCAAACTTATTCAGTATTGGAACATGTACACACACCAGAAATTTTGAACACTATTAAATGTTCTAGAGTTCCAAATCATGCTCTTACTCTAAAGGTAGGTGTTCCGGTGATGTTATTAAAAAATATTGACCAATCAGCAGGATTATGTAATGCAACAAAGTTGATCATAACTAAACTTGAAAATCAAGTTATTGAAGCCAAGGTTTTATCAGGACATATGGCTAGACAAAAAGTGTTTATCCCA from Nicotiana tomentosiformis chromosome 11, ASM39032v3, whole genome shotgun sequence encodes:
- the LOC108944046 gene encoding uncharacterized protein, whose amino-acid sequence is MEFDLTDNELKNYYLQKLENFLKGCGRSFGDFPIMPTPTYKEEEVDTSNKLIRDELCYNRRALAEEHEELVKNLTGEQNCSYEKIITVVNENKGEFFFLYDFGGTCKTFIWRTLSSAIRSKGDIVLTVASSGIASLLLPGGRTAHSIFIISLNLTEDSTCNINQGTLLANLIAKAKLIIWDEAPIMHSYCFESLDRTLRDILIFKDASNLERPFGGKTVVLGGDFRQILHAILKDWIFAIGDGTIDNSVDGNEKVEIPYDLLIKDSVDPISAILESTYPDFINRCNDIGYLQQRAILAPTLDMVESINEYMISLNHSPEKSYLSSDTICNSDQTYSVLEHVHTPEILNTIKCSRVPNHALTLKVGVPVMLLKNIDQSAGLCNATKLIITKLENQVIEAKVLSGHMARQKVFIPRMTLTPSDARIPFKFQRK